In the Triticum aestivum cultivar Chinese Spring chromosome 2B, IWGSC CS RefSeq v2.1, whole genome shotgun sequence genome, TTGCTTCATTTTTTATTTATGTTCTCTCTTTCTAtcgttttcctttttccttttattctttcctttgtttttgttttttgcgggTTTTGGCTAAGTGTAATTATATACTCAAAATTACTCTATAATATGAGCAATTCTGTGATtatatgattatttttgcatattaccATAAAGTGCGATTTCAGTGTAAAGTTGTGcgtaagtttttttttctttcttcttaaaggaaaTATATTATTTTAGTTACTATGTGTAAATTACAGTAGAATGCGAATATgcactattatatgtttattctttgCATAATTCAAAAGGTGCAATTTTAGTGCAAATCGTGTGCAAGTTTTGCTCGTTCATTTCCTTTCTTCTTAAATGGttttcattctttcttagaaaacttcattattttgatttcgTTTTTTTTCTGaatgggtaataccaatgccacgaaTTCATTCTTTCAAAGAAAAATCCATATGTTTTTTAGTTCTTATTTTATTCTTTATTTAGTTTTagttttcatttcttttcttttttaaggGTAATATCGATGTCACTAATCCATTAATTTTGAGAAAATACTTTTTTTTGTGGAAATATCACTATAGTATATGCTCAATTTTGCATAGTAAGTATACATTTTCCAAATATATGTATGTGTAAACTTTGTGCAAATTTtgttattttttcattttctttcttcttaaagggtagaATCAATGCTACTAATTCATTCATTCTTACCAGgcttcattattttcatattgttttaatttttatttcattttctttcttcttgaaGGGTAATACTGGTGCCACTAATTTCATTCTTTTTTAGAGAACTTCATTATTTTGAtcttatatgcttattcttgcatattataaaaagcaCAATTTATGTGTAAATTATATGCAaactttttattatttattttattttatatttaattatGCTTTGCACAAGTGATGTCTTTGATCATCGTTAAAGGGTAATATTAAATACGTAAAATTAAGAAAACGGAAGTcaattttgtttgtttttctttttttgatttGTGGCGTCTATTCTTTAAAAAATGTGAAATAATGCATGTCAGCGTAACAAAAAAAAGCTGAAAGCTGTGTTTCTTACTTCAAACACAACCAGCACTAGCTTGCATGCATGAGTTTAGTAGTGGCCTCGCTTGAGTGGCAGCTGGCATTTTAATTCCGGACTGTGCAACTAGACTACTTAGCCGACTGTAAAGAAAAAGTGACTGACCCAAATTAGAAATTCAGTCAGCTGGTCCGTAGCCGGTCCTGCGAGGAAGAACAGCCCTTGTGTATATGTGCTGGGTGTGCACTCATGCGCGCCCTCATCTCATGTACCCAACGCGCATACACACACGTACATACTTTGAATCTATGCGATTGCTTGATCCAATGCATCGCTTGATGAGTTGCAGTCATGTTCCTTTTCCAGGAAAAACACTGGTGTCCATTGGACAAACGTTGTGTTCAAAGTTGAAACACATCCAAAAACTGACAAATTCATGGAAACCACAATGGAAACATAGGAAATACCTTAtatgaaacaaaaacaaaaagaatcTCAGGCATACATACAAATTCAACTAACTTGATAGCAAATGAAAGGGACGATATTTTTATCTTCTTCGAAAAGGGGGTATCCCCATCGATCCTTTGCATCAATTGTTTCGTTGCACATAACCATATATACTTGCTGCAAATAAATGATTTACCATTCATAGTCTCTGCACAAATCAAGTGCACAAATGGATACAGATTTGTCATCCAGGAAGATAATATTACGCCAGACGCAACGAACGAGCACTAGCGGAATCCATTACACATACTGTCAAAGATCTTGTTGACAGTTGGAAGGGTGTAAAGGGAAGATAGATTATAACCCGAGGCCGAGGGGGCTGGATAAGCATGGTAGGGAGACGGAGCCGGAGTCCAGTGAACATTGACGGGTGCGTGCTGAGGCGGTGGGGGGTAGCCAACACAGGCGCTGCTggaggcgcctcctcctccttgtgcCTGATAGTAGGAGCCGTGGTCATAAGTTTGAGCTGGGAGTGGGGCGAAGGTAGATGCTGCTATGTGACTTGTGCGAACTTGTCTGATGAAATTGAGGTCCGTGATGCAGTCGTTGATCTTTCTATTAACCCCATCTAATTCGCCGGCCTTCCGGCTACGGGAGAATACAGTTACAGTCTGGCAGGACTGGATGAGCGTCAACGCTTCGTCGAGGGTCTCCTTGAGCCTCCTCATCACAATCTCCGTCTCCTGGTCGTTCGCCGCCGGGTATGTGTAGTTGGGCAGTACGTTGGCCAGAGTGCACACGCGTTGGGCGAGCTCCCAgcacttcttcttgttctgctGTGCCGTATCCGCGGCCTTTGCGATCAGTTGCACCATCGTTAGGATCAGGCCCACGTCCATCTCGAGGCGATCAAGCTAGCACAATTTTAGGTTAGCAAGACCCCGAGGAAGAGGTATAAAACCACGAGAAAGGTGTAACAGCTCCCGGATGCCTCTGCACCCTCATAAACAGTAAATtcgtgaaaaacaaaaaaaaatctaaaactttCAGAGATCAAAGATTTGATGTCCTTGCAAAGTTTAAGCAACAAATAAC is a window encoding:
- the LOC123047572 gene encoding uncharacterized protein, whose protein sequence is MDVGLILTMVQLIAKAADTAQQNKKKCWELAQRVCTLANVLPNYTYPAANDQETEIVMRRLKETLDEALTLIQSCQTVTVFSRSRKAGELDGVNRKINDCITDLNFIRQVRTSHIAASTFAPLPAQTYDHGSYYQAQGGGGASSSACVGYPPPPQHAPVNVHWTPAPSPYHAYPAPSASGYNLSSLYTLPTVNKIFDSMCNGFR